In Actinomycetota bacterium, one genomic interval encodes:
- a CDS encoding alpha/beta fold hydrolase: MHDEDRARLIDVGDTKLYVVERGRTDGYPVLILHGGPGLDHHMFGDYLDPLGDRYRLLLVDERAQGRSEAAPEETWTIERMAADVAALKQALDLDRYAVLGHSFGAFLALQHAVDFPGFGQSIVSHGVPSARYLESVDEHLAAFEPVELREQVRRSWERELEAQTQEDVAELLADQMPYHFADPRDPRIEEYNRRSAGARFAPAVGRSFAARDYGEIELEDRLGEIGHPVLVLTGRHERTCVPEAAAAMADAIPGAALVVFEHSAHMSFVEENEA; encoded by the coding sequence GTGCATGACGAGGACCGGGCACGCCTGATCGACGTCGGCGACACCAAGCTGTACGTCGTCGAGCGCGGCCGCACCGACGGGTACCCGGTGCTGATCCTGCACGGAGGCCCCGGGCTCGATCACCACATGTTCGGCGACTACCTCGATCCCCTGGGGGACCGGTACCGGCTGCTGTTGGTGGACGAGCGGGCCCAGGGGCGGTCGGAGGCCGCGCCGGAGGAGACCTGGACCATCGAACGGATGGCCGCCGACGTCGCCGCGCTGAAGCAAGCCCTCGACCTCGACCGCTACGCGGTGCTCGGCCATTCCTTCGGCGCGTTCCTGGCCCTCCAGCACGCCGTGGACTTCCCGGGGTTCGGACAGTCCATCGTGTCCCACGGCGTCCCCTCGGCCCGGTATCTGGAATCCGTGGACGAGCACCTCGCCGCCTTCGAGCCGGTCGAGCTGCGCGAACAGGTCCGGCGGTCCTGGGAACGGGAGCTCGAGGCCCAGACCCAGGAGGACGTGGCGGAGCTGCTGGCTGACCAGATGCCGTACCACTTCGCCGACCCCCGCGATCCCCGGATCGAGGAGTACAACCGGCGGTCCGCCGGGGCCCGGTTCGCGCCCGCCGTGGGGCGCTCCTTCGCGGCGCGGGACTATGGCGAGATCGAGCTCGAGGACCGGCTGGGCGAGATCGGCCATCCCGTGCTGGTGCTGACCGGCCGCCACGAGCGGACCTGCGTCCCCGAGGCCGCGGCGGCCATGGCCGACGCGATCCCCGGCGCGGCGCTGGTGGTGTTCGAGCACAGCGCCCA